The DNA sequence AAGGGCTATAATGGTCATTATGGTTTAGAAAGATATAAAGGAATGGAAGCCTACAATCTAGGTAGCCAGGTACCTAATGAAGATTTAGTGGCAAAGGCTATAGAGCTAAAGGCCGATGTTATACTGGTTTCCCAGGTAGTTACCCAAAAAGATGTTCATATACCTAATCTAACTGAATTGGTAGAGCTATTGGAGGCGGAAGGAATTCGAGATAAGATCGTCCTTGTATGTGGAGGACCTAGAATTTCCCATGAATTGGCTAAGGAATTAGGATATGATGCAGGCTTTGGTGCTGGCTCCTATGCAGAGGATGTAGCTTCCTTTGTAGTGGAGGAAATTGTGAAGCGAAAGCTAGTGTAGGTTTTAAAAATATTTTATTGTTGAGCATAGGGGATTACCTTTATGCTCAATTTGTTTTTTGATAAATAAGCTATAGCCCTATTATGCTGAAATTAGAAAAGGGGTTGTGTCTATGGCCTTCTATTTGCATAAAAACCCCTTAGTTGGCAATACTTCAAAAAAACTATAGGAGGAAAACCATGGATAATAAAGAGGTTATTATTAAACAAATCATCGTTATTACAGATGGTCAATCTAATGTAGGAGGGAACCCTGTTGAAGTTGCTAGAAAGGCCTTTAAAAAAAATATTATTGTAAATACCATTGGCATTATGAATCAAAATCAACAGGAGGAGAAGCCTTTAGAGGAGATTGTGAATATTGCTGAAGCTGGAGGGGGTATATATGAGTATACCTATATCGATGAACTCCATCAAACGATGCAAAGTATTACCTATAAAACCGTTAACAAAACCATTCAAGAGGCAGTGAACAAGCAGTTAAAGGAAATTATCCATCAGGATATCAATGATATGAATCCAGCTGCTAGAAGTAAAATACTACATTACATTGATACCTTTTCTGAAGAAGTAGCTCTGCAAACCTGTATTGTTATGGATGCCAGTGGTAGCATGGCCCCTAAAATCCTATCGGCTAGACATAGCATTCTAGACTTAATGGAGTCCCTGGAATTGCGGAGGGGCAACTGCGAGATAGCTGTTGTAATTTATCCTGGGGAGGGAGGGGATTATTGTCAACTAATAAGCGGTTTTGGGGAAACTGTAGAGGATTTTGAGAGAAAAATTGCCATCATTAAGGCCAAGGGCACTACACCCACAGCCCCAGCCATTGATTATGCTATCCAACTTATTGAGGGCTATAACAGAATAGGGCTTCAGAAAGAACCAGTAGAACTAGAAGGTGCTATGGGGTAAAAAGAGGAGAGGTGAACCCATGGCTATATCCTATGTAAAGCATGCCACAGTAATTGAAGGTAAATGGAATAAGAATAAATACAAAGTAAAAAAAATTTTGGGGGAAGGTGGTATTGCTACTGTATATTTAGTAGAAGATATAAACAAAGGCAGAGACTATGCTTTAAAAATTACGAAGGATAGTATCTCCATCAATAGAGAATATGAATTATTGAAAAAATTTCATAAAGTTGATATCATTGTTAATGCCTATGAAATTGATGATTGGTTAGTGGAGCAAGAAACCTATTACTTTATTGTTCTGGAGTATATAGAAGGAACTACATTAAAAATGTATTGCAAAAAAAATAAACTAGAAAAAAATATAATTATAGGGATTATTCTTATTTTATTAAAAGGATTAGAGGCCTTTCATAGCGAAGAATATATTGTTGGAGATTTAAAACCAGAAAATATCATGATAGATAAAGCCCGCAGAAAAATAAAGCTTATCGACCTTGGAGGTGTGGTGAAGAAGGGGGATGCCATCAAAGAATTTACTCCCCAATACGATAGAGCCAGCTGGGGATGTGGCAAAAGGATATCAGAAGATTCCTATGATATTTTTAGCAGCATGATGATTTTTGTCAAGCTCCTTTTACAGGAGGAACTATACCCTAGAAAACAAAGTATCCAGGATATAATAAATAAATTGAAGAAGATGGACTTAGAGGGATGTGTAGAAGCATATATTAGTGAAGGATTAATAAAAAATGAAAAACCTTTACTTTATTTTATAAGAAGATTAAAGGTTTTGTATGATAGGGAAATAATAAAGCAACAATATAAAAAGTCATACTTAAGAAATAAAAGGGTTAATCATATGTTGACCATAAGTGTAATTTTTTTTGTTGTTACGATGATTTTTATATTAGTGGATTAAAAATTTTAAAGTTTTTAAAATAAAGGCTCTAAGTTTTAGATCTAAAAGGCTAGATCCTTCGATGTCTTCAGGATGATAAGTCTCTTAGACTTATACTAAAATTACAATTTAGTCTAAAATCAACAATGAAATTTAACATAGCCAAACTAAAGGGTAAATTTACAACAAGAAAAAGAATTTACATAATAAATGAGGGATGAATCTATGCTGGAACAAGTAATTAAGACAATAAAGAGACACGACCTTATAGATAGAGGAGATAAAATTGTTGTAGCAGTTTCGGGGGGGCCAGACTCTGTATGCTTATTGCATATATTACATAGCCTAAAGGAGGACTTTCAGTTGCAGCTATATGCTGCCCACTTGAATCACAATTTCCGTGGAATTGAAGCTCAAATGGATGCCCAGTATGTATCAAAGCTTTGTGAAGAGTTAAATATTTTAAGCTTTATTAAAAGTATGGATGTACCTAAATATAGTAAGGAAAAGGGATTATCCCCAGAGGAGGCTGGAAGGATTCTCCGATATGAATTTTTTCAGGAGGTGGTGGAAAAGGTAGACGCCTCTAAAATAGCAGTAGCCCATAATCAAAATGATCAGGCGGAGACTGTACTAATGAGGTTATTAAGAGGTACTGGAATTCAAGGTTTAACGGCTATTCATCATGGAAGAGGAAAAATTATTAGACCTTTATTGGATATCAGCCGCAGGGAGATTGAAGATTATTGCTTATTTCATCGGTTATCTCCTAGGATAGACGAAACTAATTTAGAACCTATTTATCACCGTAATAAAATTCGTTTAGAACTAATACCTTATATTCAGCAGGAATACAATCCTAACATTATTGAAAGTTTAGCCAGAACTGCTGAAATATTAAAAAAAGATAATGACTTTATTGAAGAAACCGTTAGAAAAGCCTATAATGCCATGAAAATATTGGGAGGAGAAGGGTGTTTAGAACTACCTATAGAAGGTATAAATAAACTACATCCAGCTTTGCAATCAAGAATATTTAGATTAGCAGCAGAAGATTTGGTTGGAAAAAAAGAAGCTTTAGAGTATAAGCATATACAAAATATTGTAGAGTTACTCCACAAAAACGAAACTGGCAAAAAGATTTTGTTGCCCAAGGGTATAATAGTAAAGATCAGTTATAATAAGATGATTTTTTCTACAGAAGATAAAGAGGAAGTCATCAACTTTTATTACGAATTAAGGGAAGATGATTCAATAAAATTAAATGAAGTTCAAGGAGAGATTGTAACAAAAGTACTGATGAAAGAAGAGGGAGTTACCATTAGTAGAGACAAGTACGTTAAGTACTTTGATTATGATAAAGTACAGGGTACGTTAAACGTTAGGAACCGAAGGGAAGGTGATCGTTTTTGGCCTTTGGGGTTAACAGGGAGTAAGAAACTAAAGGACTTTTTTATTGATTATAAAATAGATAGAAGTAAACGTCAGGAGATACCCTTAATCTGTGATGGAAATGAAATTATGTGGATAGTAGGTTATAGAATCAGCGAAAAGTATAAAGTAACCAATGACACTAATAAAATATTGGCAATAGAATACAAATCACTATCAAAAAAGGAATAATTTTTTACACTTAGGTTTAGTTGTTTTTAAATGAATAATGTGGTAAAATGTTTTAATGTAGTGTAAAAAGGTAGTCAGGAGAGGAGGACTTTTTTTGAGGAAATTTTTCCGAGGAGCTAGTTTTTATATATTAATTTTTATTATATTATTGATCCTTGTACAACAGTTTGCAAGACAACCCCAGCAAGTAGTAGATCTTGAGTTTTCAAGGGTATATAAAGAACTGGTAAACGGAAATGTAACAGAAATTAGTATCGTAGACCGTTCAATTGAAGGGGCATTGATAAACAATAATCAAACAGTGTATTTCAGATCCTTTATACCTACTGTATTTAGTAATGAGAGATTTACAGAGATTATAGAGGAGCAAATGGAAAATCAATTAAAGGTAGAGGGAGCACAACCTCCAGCAACCCCTTGGTTCATTGAATTGTTGCCTTCTATTTTTATGATATTAATTTTTGTTGTATTTTGGTTTGTATTTATGCAGCAATCCCAAGGTGGCGGGAATCGAGTCATGTCCTTTGGTAAAAGTAGAGCTAAGCTCCACAAGGAGGATGATAAACATAAAACCACCTTCGACGATGTAGCGGGACTAGATGAGGAAAAAGAAGAACTTGAAGAACTGGTGGATTTCTTGAAAAATCCCAAGAAATATATAGAGCTTGGGGCACGGATTCCTAAGGGCATTTTGATGATAGGCCCTCCTGGAACAGGGAAAACCTACTTAACAAAGGCTGTAGCCGGAGAGGCAGGCGTACCCTTCTTTAGTATAAGTGGTTCAGACTTTGTGGAAATGTTTGTTGGTGTTGGAGCCTCCCGTGTTCGTGATTTATTTGAACAAGCAAAGAAAAACTCACCCTGCATTATTTTTATTGATGAAATAGATGCTGTTGGTAGAAGAAGAGGTGCTGGTTTAGGTGGAGGTCATGATGAAAGAGAACAAACCTTAAACCAACTACTAGTAGAAATGGATGGCTTTGGTATTAACGAAGGAATTATCATTGTTGCAGCCACCAATAGACCTGATATATTAGATCCTGCCCTGCTACGGCCAGGTCGTTTTGATAGACAGGTGATGGTGGGAGCTCCTGATATTAAAGGTCGTGAAGCTATTCTAAAGGTTCACTCAAGAAGTAAGCCCTTAGATAAGGATGTAGATATAAAGGTATTGGCTAGAAGAACACCTGGATTTACACCAGCTGACATTGAAAATCTCATGAATGAAGCAGCGTTGTTAACTGCTAGAAGAAATGAGAAAAAGATCAGAATGGCTACGATAGAGGAAGCCATCACTAAGGTAATAGCTGGAGTAGAAAAGAAAAGTCGTGTTATTAGTGAAAAGGAAAGAAAACTTACAGCTTACCACGAAGCAGGTCATGCAGTGGTAGCTACATTGTTGCCTAATACCGATCCTGTCCATCAAGTGACGATTATTCCTAGGGGTAGAGCTGGTGGGTTTACGATGATTTTACCAAGCGAAGACAAATACTATGCTACCAAATCTGAGATGGAAAGTCACATTGTTCATCTGTTGGGAGGTAGAATTGCAGAAAAGCTTGTACTTCATGATATTAGTACCGGTGCTCAAAATGACCTTCAAAGGGTATCAGATATTGCTAGAGCCATGGTTACTAAATACGGTATGAGTGATAAAATAGGACCAATGGCCTTAGGCGGCGGTGATGAGGAAGTATTCCTAGGAAGGGATATTACTTCAAAACGCAACTATTCAGAGGAAGTAGCATCTGAAGTGGATCATGAAATTAAACGTATTGTAGATGAGGGTTATGAGAAAGCAGAAAATCTTTTAAGAGAAAATATGGATAAACTTCATATTATAGCCAAGGCATTGCTGAAAATGGAAACATTAGATGCTGACATATACAAAAAAATCTTCCATGGCGAATTAATAATAGAAGATGAAGATACGGTAGAAGATGTTGAAAATAAATTCAAAGCCTTAAAAGCTCAAGAAGTTGAAAAGCCACAGGATGATAAAGAAGACCAAGAAGAAACTTCAATAGACAACCAGGAAGAAAATCAAGAAAAGGATAATTCTGATAACCATAAACCCAAAGATGAATAGGTAAAGGACTAAAAGCCCTAGGGATAAAACTCTAGGGCTTTACTTGTTCTAAAGCCCATAGAAATATATATTGGGAAGACCTATGGATAATTATAATTTCCAAATATTCTAATGTTTAAATATTTTCAATTTTTTAAATATATAGTTGCAGGATTCATAGAAAATCTGTAGAATAACAAATAGAGACCGAAAACATTGCAATATATATTTCAAATTTTAAAATTTTAGAGAATAAAATTAGAATTATAGGAAAATTATTTTGTCTAAAAAGTTGATAAAGTATCTATTAGGTTTGTACTAGGAAAGCTGTATAATTATAATTGAAACTTTATTTCAAATAATTACGAGGGGGGCAATAAGATGTTTGAAAAGGAAAAGTTAGAAGCATTGAAGAAAAATGAAATTGACTGGAATGACAATAAAGTTGAAAAAAGTTTAGAAAAATTTCCCGAAAGAAAAAAGGAATTTGTTACAGGCTCAAATCAAGAGGTAGATAGACTTTATACGCCTACTAATTTAGAGGATTTTGATTATGAAAAAGATTTAGGGTTTCCTGGAGAATATCCTTTTAC is a window from the Natronincola ferrireducens genome containing:
- a CDS encoding protein kinase domain-containing protein encodes the protein MAISYVKHATVIEGKWNKNKYKVKKILGEGGIATVYLVEDINKGRDYALKITKDSISINREYELLKKFHKVDIIVNAYEIDDWLVEQETYYFIVLEYIEGTTLKMYCKKNKLEKNIIIGIILILLKGLEAFHSEEYIVGDLKPENIMIDKARRKIKLIDLGGVVKKGDAIKEFTPQYDRASWGCGKRISEDSYDIFSSMMIFVKLLLQEELYPRKQSIQDIINKLKKMDLEGCVEAYISEGLIKNEKPLLYFIRRLKVLYDREIIKQQYKKSYLRNKRVNHMLTISVIFFVVTMIFILVD
- a CDS encoding VWA domain-containing protein; translation: MAILQKNYRRKTMDNKEVIIKQIIVITDGQSNVGGNPVEVARKAFKKNIIVNTIGIMNQNQQEEKPLEEIVNIAEAGGGIYEYTYIDELHQTMQSITYKTVNKTIQEAVNKQLKEIIHQDINDMNPAARSKILHYIDTFSEEVALQTCIVMDASGSMAPKILSARHSILDLMESLELRRGNCEIAVVIYPGEGGDYCQLISGFGETVEDFERKIAIIKAKGTTPTAPAIDYAIQLIEGYNRIGLQKEPVELEGAMG
- the ftsH gene encoding ATP-dependent zinc metalloprotease FtsH, translating into MRKFFRGASFYILIFIILLILVQQFARQPQQVVDLEFSRVYKELVNGNVTEISIVDRSIEGALINNNQTVYFRSFIPTVFSNERFTEIIEEQMENQLKVEGAQPPATPWFIELLPSIFMILIFVVFWFVFMQQSQGGGNRVMSFGKSRAKLHKEDDKHKTTFDDVAGLDEEKEELEELVDFLKNPKKYIELGARIPKGILMIGPPGTGKTYLTKAVAGEAGVPFFSISGSDFVEMFVGVGASRVRDLFEQAKKNSPCIIFIDEIDAVGRRRGAGLGGGHDEREQTLNQLLVEMDGFGINEGIIIVAATNRPDILDPALLRPGRFDRQVMVGAPDIKGREAILKVHSRSKPLDKDVDIKVLARRTPGFTPADIENLMNEAALLTARRNEKKIRMATIEEAITKVIAGVEKKSRVISEKERKLTAYHEAGHAVVATLLPNTDPVHQVTIIPRGRAGGFTMILPSEDKYYATKSEMESHIVHLLGGRIAEKLVLHDISTGAQNDLQRVSDIARAMVTKYGMSDKIGPMALGGGDEEVFLGRDITSKRNYSEEVASEVDHEIKRIVDEGYEKAENLLRENMDKLHIIAKALLKMETLDADIYKKIFHGELIIEDEDTVEDVENKFKALKAQEVEKPQDDKEDQEETSIDNQEENQEKDNSDNHKPKDE
- the tilS gene encoding tRNA lysidine(34) synthetase TilS — encoded protein: MLEQVIKTIKRHDLIDRGDKIVVAVSGGPDSVCLLHILHSLKEDFQLQLYAAHLNHNFRGIEAQMDAQYVSKLCEELNILSFIKSMDVPKYSKEKGLSPEEAGRILRYEFFQEVVEKVDASKIAVAHNQNDQAETVLMRLLRGTGIQGLTAIHHGRGKIIRPLLDISRREIEDYCLFHRLSPRIDETNLEPIYHRNKIRLELIPYIQQEYNPNIIESLARTAEILKKDNDFIEETVRKAYNAMKILGGEGCLELPIEGINKLHPALQSRIFRLAAEDLVGKKEALEYKHIQNIVELLHKNETGKKILLPKGIIVKISYNKMIFSTEDKEEVINFYYELREDDSIKLNEVQGEIVTKVLMKEEGVTISRDKYVKYFDYDKVQGTLNVRNRREGDRFWPLGLTGSKKLKDFFIDYKIDRSKRQEIPLICDGNEIMWIVGYRISEKYKVTNDTNKILAIEYKSLSKKE